A window from Acidobacteriota bacterium encodes these proteins:
- a CDS encoding cytochrome c biogenesis protein CcdA, producing the protein MTRWNARFLAFAFAIASTLPALAAVGPQEGEPAPPELKLSTSLSPTPVRSPGEATLTLTVEIPTGYHLFAGKELRVEAEGPVARLLGTPAYPAGEVEEGIAVLRGRASIRVPLTVPAGEAGPIRGTLLLKWQACQDYGEKICFLPARSAVSIEAPVILAPPAPAGPAPETPAPTPPVVEPAVEPASPPEAVPQPEAPQGGSFQDRFGQAARENVPFALLLAFLFGVLSSLTPCVYPVIPITVAYIGSRSEGKGRAHGFLLSLAFVLGLALLYAMLGAVSAKAGQTFGSLAQTPWVGIPVALLFFALALSMFNLFEFKTPARLTNRIEQTKQKSRGGGFVGAFLIGALSGLVASPCIGPLILAILVVVASTGSSFLGFLYLFTFALGLGLLFLVIGTFSGVLAALPKSGGWMDGVRVLFGALILAAAFYFAGLYLPRPAFWLASGLGLGFVAGFLLFGASRH; encoded by the coding sequence ATGACCCGCTGGAATGCCCGCTTTCTCGCCTTCGCCTTCGCGATCGCCTCGACGCTTCCCGCCCTGGCGGCCGTCGGCCCCCAGGAGGGGGAGCCCGCGCCTCCCGAGCTCAAGTTGTCCACGTCCCTCTCTCCCACGCCGGTGCGGTCACCGGGAGAGGCCACGCTCACGCTCACCGTGGAGATCCCCACCGGATACCACCTCTTTGCGGGGAAGGAGCTTCGTGTGGAGGCGGAGGGCCCCGTGGCGCGCCTCCTGGGAACCCCCGCCTATCCGGCGGGGGAGGTGGAAGAGGGAATCGCGGTCCTGAGGGGCCGCGCCTCCATTCGTGTTCCGCTGACCGTTCCCGCCGGGGAGGCCGGACCCATTCGAGGCACCCTTCTGCTCAAGTGGCAGGCCTGCCAGGATTACGGGGAGAAGATCTGCTTCCTCCCCGCCCGAAGCGCCGTGTCCATCGAGGCTCCCGTGATCCTTGCCCCCCCCGCTCCGGCCGGACCTGCCCCCGAAACGCCGGCGCCTACCCCGCCCGTCGTGGAGCCGGCCGTGGAGCCGGCTTCCCCTCCGGAGGCCGTCCCGCAACCGGAGGCGCCCCAGGGAGGGTCCTTTCAGGACCGCTTCGGCCAGGCCGCCAGGGAAAACGTCCCCTTCGCCCTGCTCCTGGCCTTCCTCTTCGGGGTCCTCTCGAGCCTCACGCCCTGCGTGTACCCGGTGATCCCCATCACCGTCGCGTACATCGGCTCCCGATCGGAGGGGAAAGGCCGGGCCCACGGATTCCTCCTGTCTCTCGCCTTCGTTCTGGGGCTCGCCCTCTTGTACGCCATGCTGGGAGCGGTCTCCGCCAAGGCGGGCCAGACCTTCGGATCCCTCGCCCAGACGCCCTGGGTGGGCATCCCCGTGGCCCTCCTCTTTTTCGCCCTGGCCCTCTCCATGTTCAACCTCTTCGAGTTCAAGACCCCGGCCCGCCTCACCAACCGGATCGAACAGACCAAGCAGAAATCCCGCGGGGGCGGATTCGTGGGGGCCTTCCTGATCGGCGCTCTGTCCGGGCTGGTGGCCAGCCCCTGCATCGGCCCCCTCATCCTGGCCATCCTGGTGGTCGTGGCCTCCACCGGATCCTCTTTTCTGGGGTTCCTCTACCTCTTCACCTTTGCCCTGGGCCTGGGGTTGCTGTTCCTGGTCATCGGAACCTTCTCGGGCGTCCTGGCGGCCCTCCCCAAATCGGGGGGTTGGATGGACGGGGTGCGGGTCCTCTTCGGAGCCCTGATCCTCGCGGCGGCCTTCTATTTCGCGGGCCTGTACCTTCCCCGCCCGGCCTTCTGGTTGGCCTCGGGCCTGGGGTTGGGGTTCGTGGCGGGGTTCCTCCTCTTTGGAGCGAGCCGCCAT
- a CDS encoding aminotransferase class IV, whose amino-acid sequence MAVGWWAWASGEKGPVPAEDCRLSALDHGYLYGAALYETLRTYHAKPFALRLHLERLDRGARRMGFPVLPLEDLARTLVDLAALRAPEESYLRVTVSPGARVPGGYAAPGGPPFWTALAGPLPPYVAAYYERGVRGVISRRPRWNPGGFIPAVKFAGNPELHLARREAEAEGAFEALLLNPSGFLAEGSSSNVFLVLGKVLVTPDLPSGILDGVTRSILLDLAPKAGIPCEERPVRVEELIEAREAFLASTLKEVVPLVEVDGRTIGAGTPGVLTDRLLGLLQEHALEATSGDTA is encoded by the coding sequence GTGGCGGTTGGATGGTGGGCGTGGGCCAGCGGCGAAAAAGGTCCGGTTCCGGCCGAGGATTGTCGCCTTTCGGCCCTGGACCACGGCTATCTTTACGGAGCCGCTCTGTACGAAACCCTGAGGACCTACCACGCCAAGCCCTTCGCGCTTCGCCTTCATCTCGAGCGGCTGGATCGCGGGGCCCGGCGCATGGGGTTCCCCGTCCTTCCCCTGGAAGACCTTGCGAGAACCTTGGTCGACCTGGCGGCCCTCCGGGCCCCCGAGGAATCCTACCTTCGCGTGACGGTCAGCCCCGGGGCCAGGGTGCCGGGTGGGTACGCCGCGCCGGGAGGGCCGCCTTTCTGGACGGCCCTGGCCGGACCCCTGCCTCCTTACGTGGCCGCGTACTACGAGCGTGGGGTCCGAGGCGTGATCTCGCGCCGGCCCCGGTGGAACCCGGGAGGCTTCATACCGGCGGTGAAGTTTGCGGGGAACCCGGAGCTCCACCTCGCCCGGCGCGAAGCCGAGGCCGAGGGCGCCTTCGAGGCCCTCCTGCTGAATCCCTCGGGATTCCTGGCCGAAGGGTCGAGCAGCAACGTCTTCTTGGTTCTGGGGAAGGTCCTGGTCACGCCGGATCTCCCGTCTGGCATTCTGGACGGCGTCACGCGTTCCATCTTGTTGGACCTTGCGCCGAAGGCCGGGATTCCCTGCGAGGAGCGCCCGGTCCGGGTCGAGGAGCTCATCGAGGCCCGGGAGGCCTTTCTGGCGTCCACCTTGAAAGAGGTCGTGCCGCTGGTGGAGGTTGATGGGCGGACCATCGGAGCCGGAACCCCCGGCGTCCTCACTGACCGCCTCCTGGGACTTCTGCAGGAGCATGCCCTGGAGGCCACTTCCGGAGACACCGCATGA